A single Augochlora pura isolate Apur16 chromosome 2, APUR_v2.2.1, whole genome shotgun sequence DNA region contains:
- the Mrpl9 gene encoding mitochondrial ribosomal protein L9 — protein MLPYTKICINHIKTKSTMLLPNQFNLSAQQTRNTFILKRRYPALLHKKNQKPHLLKTKHFIYDLVEDTNCRKQPAIDVILIDNINGVGLKGQRISVPSNKAYNNLLLPKLAVYATPENIEKYLITSVNIEDINTHSSELVERTLNLLSQFYLQIRMSRHVPWTIEKWHVRASFRRAGIIVPEDTITMPEKKICGPDLSIENKEFYITVKINNKEEVKVRCKVFHWSNDPKEETSLNSNEWILSNEAIFPEDQPVLDSLPKHRLCNSKCIDDKQ, from the exons ATGTTGCCGTacacaaaaatttgtataaaccatataaaaacgaaatcgACAATGCTATTGcctaatcaatttaatttatcagcACAACAAACTCGG aataCATTCATTCTGAAAAGACGGTATCCGGCGCTCCTGCACAAGAAAAATCAAAAGCCGCACTTGTTGAAAACTAAACATTTTATCTATGATCTTGTAGAAGATACAAATTGCCGTAAACAACCGGCCATTGACGTCATTCTAATAGACAATATAAATGGTGTAGGTTTGAAAGGGCAACGGATTTCAGTGCCATCTAATAAAGCTTATAATAACCTGTTGTTACCAAAGTTAGCTGTATACGCAACACCTGAAAACATTGAAAAGTATTTGATTACATCAGTAAATATTGAAGACATAAACACACACAGTTCCGAATTAGTTGAAAGAACGTTAAATTTATTGtcgcaattttatttgcaaataagAATGTCTAGGCATGTTCCATGGACAATAGAAAAATGGCATGTCAGAGCAAGTTTTCGTAGAGCAGGTATCATTGTTCCTGAGGATACAATAACCATGccggagaaaaaaatatgtgGACCAGATTTGTCTATtgagaataaagaattttatatcactgttaaaattaataacaaagagGAAGTTAAGGTTAGATGTAAAGTTTTTCATTGGTCCAACGATCCCAAGGAAGAAACTTCACTCAATTCAAATGAATGGATATTGTCCAATGAAGCAATATTTCCAGAAGATCAACCGGTTTTAGATTCTCTCCCAAAACATCGTTTATGCAATAGCAAATGTATCGATGataagcaataa
- the LOC144477701 gene encoding protein phosphatase 1 regulatory subunit 36, translating to MEDKHFAWDEISDALILLDVQKPEDEQIKRHKGPSDHTPDSNVYSPHGYLILNFHETLNQREKIQFRRHYLRKISPNEPNVIILQDIKDLVLFLLASPVSPQFINFFHLPIVDRFLRAVIIYFQYYVIIWEELMEERAATMKKAPNPLARGYRSKYANDMQNLRCILGREYADLIVGCQDSIQYHHMTSGKKGATSLTQSQGEKDLRMFEVLIGMTHRVVWIALQRKYFNLIEIELHRLFRSEAYNMAIRRTPSHLIPDMLEDDVAVLQGTKIQEKRRLLRNSPVIRELIYSNYDHRLLSLGIEDDTDEERLIYLQNALLTAEDKLYELDIKVGILGDHRDNYDLMLTPLEEEKASDIQIADKAAYEMAKTVKTTTPRKLPLFKTEPKVISDFPIKTSIISKNNYEANRKEARKKWYMREIKHQYTKNVDTYSVATT from the exons ATGGAAGACAAACATTTCGCATGGGATGAAATTTCGGATGCGCTAATTTTATTaga TGTGCAAAAGCCGGAGgatgaacaaattaaaaggCATAAAGGACCATCGGATCATACTCCAGACTCGAACGTTTATAGTCCGCatggatatttaattttaaattttcatgaaacttTAAATCAACGAGAAAAG ATACAATTTAGAAGacattatttaagaaaaatatctccGAACGAACCGAATGTTATTATCTTACAAGATATAAAGGATCTTGTACTATTTTTACTGGCATCTCCTGTTAGTccgcaatttataaatttctttcatttaccCATTGTAGACCGATTCTTAAGagctgtaataatttattttcaatactaCGTGATAATATGGGAAGAATTAATGGAAGAACGTGCAGCCACTATGAAGAAAGCACCGAATCCTTTAGCTCGGGGCTATAGATCTAAATATGCAAACGATATGCAAAATCTCCGTTGTATTCTTGGTAGAGAGTATGCTGATTTAATAGTAGGTTGTCAAGACAGTATACAATATCACCACATGACAAGTGGAAAGAAGGGTGCGACATCATTGACTCAATCTCAGGGAGAAAAAGATTTGAGAATGTTCGAAGTGTTAATTGGTATGACACACCGTGTAGTTTGGATAGCTTTAcaacgtaaatattttaacttaatTG AAATAGAATTGCACAGATTATTTAGAAGCGAAGCATACAATATGGCTATAAGACGAACTCCTAGTCATCTTATACCAGATATGTTAGAAGATGATGTTGCAGTTCTACAAGGAActaaaatacaagaaaaacGAAGATTATTGAGAAATTCTCCAGTGATAAGAGAactaatatattcaaattatgaTCATCGTCTTCTTTCTTTAG gTATTGAAGATGACACTGATGAGGagcgattaatttatttacaaaatgcaCTACTAACCGCAgaagataaattatatgaGTTAGATATTAAAGTAGGGATTTTAGGAGACCACAGAGACAATTATGATTTAATGTTGACACCGCTTGAGGAAGAAAAAGCTTCTGATATTCAGATAGCTGACAAGGCAGCTTATGAAATGGCAAAAACT GTCAAAACTACAACACCACGGAAGCTTCCATTATTTAAAACTGAGCCTAAAGTAATTAGTGATTTTCCAATTAAGACAAGTATCATATCAAAGAATAATTACGAAGCTAATCGCAAAGAAGCAAGGAAAAAATGGTACATGAGAGAAATTAAACATCAGTATACAAAAAATGTAGACACGTATTCCGTAGCAACGACATaa